TCCTGGAGCTGCATAATTCTAACTGAGCAAAGACTTATTTTAAGGACATTGTTTGGATATTCATTTATTCGTTGGTTTAttttgtgccatgttgtatgatgtgagcaatcatggtttttccatgaccatgattgttctagaCAAAtatttctatagaagtggtttgcattgccttcttctgggcagtgtttggATATTATCAGTGAAGGAGCTATATCCCAaatgttttgatgaagggtcttaaacTCAAATTGTTAACTgttttcctttccatggatgctgtctgtcctgcattttctgttttggtttcagatttccagcatctatggtTTATTTGATTTACATTCCAAATGTACTTCATTTACTGGCATTCTGGTTTTCCTGAAGTTAGGAAACGTGACTGCATCATAACAAGTCTTTTTTTTCACTTTCAGCAATAACCCAGTTTTGTGACAAGTGATATTCACCAAAAGCTTCAACTGAGAAGCCAGTGTTAAGGAGCACATAGAGGAGCAGCGTACAGAATATAGAggaagggccagtaacatcacaaaggatcctactcaccctgctcatggactgattGTCCCACTACCATAAGGGAGGagcctacacaacatccacaccagAACCACCAAATCAAAAATAGTCACTTCCCCCAAACAGAaaatctgatcaacacctccacccagtaactcACCACACCAGACCCTACTTTATCATTTCACGTCAGTCACCTTGCCATCACTTTATGGATGTGCAATCAATCTCTATATAAGCTATGTCATGTGTTCATATTtagtgtgttttttattattattgtgttgcaGTGGAGCTGGAGACCTTATTAAGTTCTCCTTCACaattgtgcactggaaatgatattaaattatGAATCCTGAATCTAAAGAAAGAATGGCAGGgaagtctggggggggggggcggggagacaGTTCTTTGGCCAAGACAACAGATGATATGGTCATTAAGGATGTGGGAGGTCAAAAGTAGGAAAAGCAGGGATCTTCGAGGGTTTTGCAGCTTGGAGAGATAACTGAATTCAGGATGAAAAGAAGGATGTTAGTTTTATTATCAATATTTTACAGGACAGAAACTCATCATTTGTCACTTAGCAGAGGGGTGACTGGTGAAAGGAATATGGAGAATAGATATTTGACTGAACTCAACTTTACAAATAAAAGTTCAGTTGGCAGATAAGGTGCAATGAGATTGATGTGATTTAGTCACATTTCCACACCTGACACTGCCAGACATCTCAACTAGCCATTCCTTGCAGCAACCAAATGAACAAGAAGAATCTGATCCCGTAGAAGTTCGCCAGCCTGCTCTCTGAAAGATGgatgaacagtttttaaaacGGGTGTCATGAGGGTTAGGAGAATCAGCCGCGATCATTGCGGGTGGCAATGCAGGTCTGGGGCCAGGTGGCCCGCTCCACTCCCTCGGGGTATCATTCAGGCCGTACTTGTGTTTTACCACTCAGCTGTGAGTGACTAAACTGAGCGGCCAGTTTTCTGGGTCCCAACAAAAACTTTTTGATACTAATTTTAATAGTTCAATTGACATATTCTTAGTAGGATTTTGGGATATAATTATATCAACATTGGGCAACTTTGACAACAGatgaatgtttcctatggttgaaTTCACACATGCTTTCTTTGTATGAATATCATCCACACCAGATTCAGCATAACATGGTGCCAATTTATCACCAAAGGACAGAAGGCACGATATAAACatgagagagtctgcagatgttggaaatccaaaacaacacacacaaaatgctgaaggaactcagtgggtcaggcagaatctcaggaaatgaataagtagttgcattttgggctgagacccatcatcagggcTGAGAAAgaagtgggaagatgccagaataaaaaggtaggggagggAAAGGACACTAACTGGAAGGTcttaggtgaatccaggtgggtgggaaaggccaAGGGCTAAcatttataataataaatatttttgAATGTACTCAATGGATTTTAAATATCTGAGATTAGTTGCCTATGATAGCCCTTGAACTTTAATTCACCTCCACACATTGTGCTCTTTGCTCTATCCTGTGGTTGTCCACAGAATTATATCTAGACAAATGTTCTCTTTCAACATGTTCTCCACTAAACTTTAAGGCAATAATTCTTGTTGGGATGCTTTCCCACCAGTGCACTCATCCACAGGAATAGGAAGAACAAAATGGCATCTTTGGTTCACATTGACCTAAGCAGATTTCCCAGCTCAAGCTGTGAAAGAGCATTCAGGAAGAGCCATTCTGCTTAATTTTctaggccaaggtcttggaatCCAACGATAATGCTCCCACAGCCAACCTAAAGTTGTGATGTTAAATGATTTGCAGCTAAGGAAGAATAATGCCTCTTTAAATCATACTCCTCCATTGCAGATGCACCTTCCAAATGCTCAAAATACATACCCTGAAGACCTTTTCAAGGCTGGACCATTGCAACTCAAAGGGTTGCTCAATACCACGAGCAGCCTGCTGAGGTAGTTTCGGAGCCTGTCCAGAACAACAGGTCTGATGGTGTGAATAAAGGCAGAGTACTGCTGCAGAAAATTCCTCAGTTGTTGAGATGCTGCACACCTGGAGGCAGGGCAGCCGTGCGAAGTTGCCAATGATCTGACCAGCACTTTGAGGCTCTTCAAATCAGTTTGGATCTGCACAGTGTTGCTTATCCGGAGAGTGGAGAGGCTCTCACCAAGACAGTCCAGTGCCCCATGCACAGTCCCCAGGTTCTCCTGAGTAATGTCTCTGAGTGGTGCCGGAATCAAATCAAGTCCAGTGATTTCTATGCTTGGTGAGAGTTTGAactgaaaaaaataaaatcatgtTTGAAATAACTTACCTCTAACATTAAGTTATGGAGCCACCCATCTATTAACATCGGATATCCCCACATTTTCAAACTACAGACATTTATGTATCATTGAAACATTTAGTTGTCGACTCCAAGACTACGGATAATGTCTATTTGGTTAAGGTGATTACGTAGCCAGTGCAGATAATGCTGTTGACTTCAATTTTATATGTTCTTATGCCAGCAGCTCTTTAATATAATAAAACTTCAAAATCTGTCTGTTGatgtgaaatgttaattctgttttaCTCTCACAGAGATGCTGAGCATCTCCTGTGTTTCTATTTCAGAACCTGGTACCTTATTAGCAGGACCAATAGCAGCTTCAATGGTGGAGCACAACAttgccatcaaatgttccttctacattaaccctttccttcctgggattattcttgtgaatctctgaaccttctcgaatgctagcacatcctttcttagataagggccccaaaTGCTACCAACAATGTCTTTTTTATTTCTCATTTCCAACTGGcaatacatttgtttttttttaatcttttatttTCACAGCCTGCCCTTATACCTAATTTACCTACCTCTCTCCATGCCAGTAATTTTTCCATCTCTCATAACCCTTCAAAATCCTCAAATGGACTATCAGTAACTGGGATGATTTTAATCTCATATTCTCCATTTAAGTAGTTTTATGCTTATTTCTCTGATTGGCCTTTGCCACCTCTCTCCCTTAGGCCAGTTATTTCCCTGGGCTTTGCCAACCGCCTCACTCTGGGCTCGCAAAGTTCTCTCTTCGCCATTTCCAGCTGTGCCTGATGTTAAGCTCCTaaattctctccccctcctcacTCTTACCCGCCTGTCAAACCTTTCAAGCTTTCAGTAACCTGTACCTCCTGATGAAAACGTCCCTGGAAGGTGCTATATAAACGCAGATTGGTTCTCACAACTGACTGACTTGCTTGCTCTGGGAGACTGATTTTTGCTGGCCGCTTTCGTCCAGTCCGCCAAGTTGACTACGATTTGAGCTCCTTGCTCTTTGGCGTTTTAATTCTGCATCTCACTTCCACCGTGACCTCTGACTCCTTGCACTATTCCAAAAGAGCTCGGGGTTAGACAAGTCTGCGGCGTCAGCATCGTTTTGATGGACATCAGCTCAGTTCTGCCCTCACGCAACAGCCGCACAAATTCAGGGCTTCGCATCTCCACACTAACGCGCCACGCCGGTTCAGCTGACAGTGTGCCTGGCGGGCTCGGCTCTGTTACTTTAATGGCGAGATAGCGAAAAGATTTCGTGTTACCTTAACTAGCTTTTTAGCCAGGTGCTCCGAGCGAGGGAGTGGGAACGAACTGGACTCAGGTAACCAATCGCAATATAGACGTACATAACCAAGCGAAGGAAGCTAACCCTGGAGTAAAATAAACGAACCTCTGCGGGGTTTCTGTTAATTGGTCCTGTTCCTCAGATCGGGAACCCCGGGTTAACTGCTTAATATGAAATATGTTTATTTTTGGCCATTTATTGACATGACATGTTCGTGTCATATAAGTCGTTTAAAATTCCGTTTTAATTTTCTACTCTCATACAGACATTAAGGTGATTGATCTGGGATTCCTAATGTGCTGAGAAATGTTACTTCATGTGTCCAGCTGTTAGCGATCTCGGCTCTGTGTGCCCTGTGTTTGGAAGGATTTGTCGCTGCTAATTTCGCTTTGCTGATCGGACGTTTCATTTCCACTCTTGAAATAATTTTATAATCGGACGGTTTGGAGCAGAAATATTCAGGAAGTAATTTACTAAGGAGCTTCAGAACGTACaagaattttatgtaaatatCATAACGATAGAGAGGAGTAAATTGTATCTAAAATAGAGGGACATAATTAAACAAATAATTTCCAAGCTTTATTCGCCCTTCCGTTCGCAGCCGCTTACTAACTTTATTCTAATTTCCTTCGTTCATCTTTATTCCTCATCATCTTAATTTGTATAATAAATATGGAAATatcaccatataacaattacagcacggaaacaggccatctcggcccttctagtctgtgccgatgcttactctcacctagtcccactggccctcaCAGTTGAGGTTGAGGTTTTACAAATATAtagttttattttattctttattaTATTTCCAAACGTTTTAACGAATTATGTGTAAAACGGAGTACGGGACCGGTAGGTGCTTTCGTTGGAGGCAAGCTGACCGTCCCTCTGAATATTCCATCTATCCGTCCACTTGACTCAATTTCGTTTAGATCGTTTGCGTCTCTCGATGGACGAGACAGACAGATTTAACTGACTTCCTAAAGAGAAGGGGCACTGCTGTTGTGCTGGCCAGCGTCCCTCCGGGTAGCGGGCCAGAATCGAGAGGGCAGGCAGGCTCGGTAAAGCCGGCGGACCGGCCCTCGAGCGGTACGGCGCGGCGTCAATGTGTATggtggagcaacacacaagaagatggaagaactcagcgagtaaggcaacgtctatggagggaaatagacagtcacCTGGACGTCGACTGTCCTTTTCCCTCCAAGCtcgctgccgagttcctccagcttcttcTTGTTGTTCTCGTCTGTTTTAGGCTTCAGCAACCAGTTTCCTCTCCTGTCCTTTCCATCACTCAAATACGCCCAGTTTCCCGCGCTATCACTTAAATTCGCttgttccctcccccttccccgcCTTCATCTTTCACCCTCACAAATCCACTTCCGAACCGGCGCCACTCCCACTCCTGCAGCTCGGAAGGGCTTACCCGGAGGTTGAGCAGCTGAATGCGGGCGATCGTGGTCTTGGCCAGCAGGCGTGCGTCTCGGATGCGTTTCTCGGTGACCGCGGAACGTCCCGAGCAATGAGGGGCCAGCACCCACAGGGCGGCCCAGACAGAGAGGGCGAAGCTTCTCATCTTTAGACTGCAGATTCGGGTTTTCCGAGGTTCAATCTAACAAACAAGGTGTTGGTACGGTTTTACACCGGCTGTACACTCTACTTTGCACTGGTAAACATTGTGCCTAGttgggggaaacacacacacacacacacacacacaccccccttcCTAAGGGCAACTTTCTAACTCTCAAagatattttttcttcttctctgggAGAGACCGGATTTTCTCTAATGGCCCTGGTCCCTTTCCACGCAATCGACTGCAATAAACCTCTCAACCTCCCTGGAGGATTCAGCCCCGGCTATTTCTCGGGCTGGGCTAGCGGGCTCGATGACTCACTCGCCCCTGCTCGCTTACTCAGAGTGGAATCGCGCCGCACCAGGTTACGGTGCCGGGGCCAGCTCTGGCTCCGGGAGGAGGCAGAGTTCAAAGTGGCCGGTGGGGTAGGGGATGGAATTGGCGGTGTGACAGCCTCCTCACTCTCAGCGCATCTGTGGAGCCGACATGCTCGCTGAATGACAGTTTGAAGTTTATAGGAATTGGTAAGGTTTCATCGGAAAGTACGAGTGAAGGGTGTTGATCAAAATAGAAAGGCGGGTTATATTAGCACTGGGGTGTTTAGACAGAGAGAGATTGCGAAATTGCATTTATATGTAATAGCCGAGGGACAGACAGAAGCTGTGAGCGACGTGAAGGATGGACTAGATCAAAGTGGTGGACGGGAAATTGAACGAGACAGATGGATGGAAGAGTGAGCTGAGAAATAAGTGGCACGGgaaagtcggggggggggggagaaagaaaaacgagacagcgagagagagagagggggggataaAGTGGACATAATGAAAGATAGATGAGATGACTGGTGGGGTAATTAAAGAGCAAGATGGGGCGAGTGAGAACTCCGCGGGGTAAAATGCATATTTTATCAAGGGGAatgagagacagggtttaggcaGGAAATAAACAGATAACTACAGCGGAGAGAAACGGCAGGAACAATTTTCAAGTTTTAAAGTTTTTCAGCAGTAGCCGAACTCAGTGACATCTACAGATGGTGCAGGAACCTTTTACATTTCAGGCATGAGATTCAACTGCCGATATGGATAATGCCGTTTCTGTCAGCAACAGCTAAAACCCGTCCGCGCTGCTCACGCCCCCAACGGAAACCGCGCAAAGCTCCACTCGAAGCAGGAATCATGCCCCCTCCTCCCCATCTGAGAGTCGGCTTACCTGTGCACTGGCTTCTCGCCCGGCTCCTCACTCCGCTCACGTTGTGCCGGTCCTTTATATATTGCGAATTCCATTGCACAATGTGCGTGTGTGATTCATGTAGCGTTTTGGAAACCCGGTCTGACCCCAGTTATTCCCGACCTGGCTAAATTTCATCTTTAATTGGATGAGCAACGTTAGGGGTTTGGAACGAGTTCACATGTCTTGTACGacacgagggagagagagagagagagcaacccGATAACTAACATGGATGTCAAACGGAATCACTGAGTTTAAAGTTACTAGAGGttttaaagattaaagaaaaacttGTAAGAACCCGGAACGAAGAAATCAAAATGATGTTTCTATACGTTTAATTTGGACAAACAGCTTAATTCAATGAGTTTTTACCGGTGCATTTGTATCCCCATTGACCTTCTCTGCCCGATGATTTATCTGCGATTGAATTTTAAAAGCCGAATTTAATATAATTTATCAGGTCTTTTTGGTCAGTAGGTGGAACCCAAAGGTCGGGGTTTCGAGCCCCGCTCTGGGCTCAAGCACGAAGTCCAGGCTGAAACGTCGCTGCAGCGCCTCCGAGAGAAGGTTATGTCGGTATGAAGGTAATTCCCAGATTATGAGAGGGGCCCGACAGCTAGAATGGCGTAAGGAGAAAAAGTTAAAAAACATCAAAATGTGAAAGCTTGCATCCGCAGAGAGCCCGGGATGCTACAACATTCTATAACCAACTAAATCCTTTCGAAGTTGCAATGTTATGAAATGCGACAGCCAGTGAGCCCTCCCGGCCAGATAGCCGCTTTCCAGCCCTACTACTGAAGGATAAAAATTGGTCAGGCTCTGCTAACTTTATTTCAATAAAACCATGGGACATTCCCTTCAAAAGCAAAACACGGCAAATATTGAAAAACTGAACTTTGTATTTGGAAGTTGAGACAAATGGAAGTGATTCTGAGCCACAGAATTTACAGCAGAGTGGGTGACCATTTAACCCGTTGAATCTGTATTGGCTCCATGTAAGTTAGCTGGAATTCTATCTGATTCCATTCCAAGCTCAAGGAGAACAATCCTAGTCTCTCCAGCCTTTCCATATGTGCAATAGTTTTAGGAAAATCTCTTCAAAGCTCTCTCTGAAACCTTTACATTCTTCCAAAAGTGTGGTACCTACAGAATTACATTAAATTCGAACTGCGAACATCCATTCGACTAACTTTCACTTTTagcttttgcttctgtttatttTGCTTCCGTGTATGTTAAACTGCTTTCTGCTACTTTCAATGAGCAATGCACATGTACCCATATGTGCCTTTATGTTCTTTTgcccatatataaccatataaccatataacaatcacagcacggaaacaggccatctcggccctcctagtccgtgccgaactcttaatctcacctagtcccacctacccgcactcagcccataaccttccactcctttcctgtccatatacctatccaattttaacttaaatgacacaactgaactggcctctactacttctacaggaagctcattccacacagctatcactctctgagtaaagaaataccccctcgtgtttcccttaaacttctgccccctaactctcaaatcatgtcctctcgtttgaatctcccctactctcaatggaaacagcctattcacgtcaactctatctatccctctcaaaattttaaatacctcgatcaaatcccccctcaaccttctactctccaatgaatagagacctaacttgttcaaactttctctgtaacttaagtactgaaacccaggtaacatcctagtaaatcgtttctgcactctctctaatttattgatatctttcctataattcagtgaccagaactgcacacaatattccaaatttggccttaccaatgccttgtacaattttaacattacatcccaacttctgtactcaatgctttgatttataaaggccagcgttcctaaaggcttcttcaccaccctatctacatgagactccaccttcagggaactatgcactgttattcctagatctctctgttcctctgcattcctcaatgccctaccatttaccctgtatgttctatttggattagtcctgccaaaatgtagaacctcacacttctcagcattaaactccatctgccaacgttcagcccattcttctaactggcattaatctccctgcaagctttgaaaacccacctcattatccacaccacctcctaccttagtatcatcggcatacttactaatccaatttaccaccccatcatccagatcatttatgtatattacaaacaacattgggcccaaaacagatccctgaggcaccccgttagtcaccggcctccatcccgataaacaattatccaccactactctctggcatctcccatctagccactgttgaatccattttattactccagcattaatacctaatgactgaaccttcctaactaaccttccatgtggaactttgtcaaaggccttgctgaagtccctatagactacatccactgccttaccttcgtcaacattcctcgtaacttcttcaaaaaatccaATAAGGTTTGCCAAACAtggccttccacgcacaaatccatgctggctactcctaatcagatcctgtctatccagat
The genomic region above belongs to Hypanus sabinus isolate sHypSab1 chromosome 13, sHypSab1.hap1, whole genome shotgun sequence and contains:
- the LOC132403428 gene encoding uncharacterized protein LOC132403428 produces the protein MRSFALSVWAALWVLAPHCSGRSAVTEKRIRDARLLAKTTIARIQLLNLRFKLSPSIEITGLDLIPAPLRDITQENLGTVHGALDCLGESLSTLRISNTVQIQTDLKSLKVLVRSLATSHGCPASRCAASQQLRNFLQQYSAFIHTIRPVVLDRLRNYLSRLLVVLSNPLSCNGPALKRSSGSQRDGPFSFQLRLSPCKCQT